A genomic region of Tsukamurella pulmonis contains the following coding sequences:
- a CDS encoding ribonuclease HII: protein MRDRWPPRPVVRASSGLSTLETVLGRAGLGPVAGVDEAGRGACAGPMTVAACILPARIPASLARLDDSKKLTENAREELYPKILELAISWSVVSIPAPEIDRIGVHVANIMGMRRAVAGLQVRPGYVLIDGFSVPGLGVPSLPVIGGDASASCIAAASVLAKVTRDRVMAELDGAFPGYGFAVHKGYSTAVHMAALGELGPSGQHRMRYQNVRAALAASAGSSAAAR, encoded by the coding sequence GTGCGCGACCGATGGCCCCCGCGGCCGGTGGTGCGGGCATCGTCGGGCCTGAGCACCCTGGAGACGGTGCTCGGCCGGGCGGGTCTGGGCCCCGTCGCCGGTGTCGACGAGGCCGGGCGCGGGGCCTGCGCGGGCCCGATGACGGTTGCCGCGTGCATCCTTCCCGCGAGGATCCCCGCGTCGCTCGCGCGTCTCGACGACTCGAAGAAGCTCACCGAGAACGCGCGGGAGGAGCTGTATCCGAAGATCCTCGAGCTCGCGATCAGTTGGTCCGTGGTCTCGATCCCGGCGCCCGAGATCGACCGGATCGGTGTGCACGTCGCCAACATCATGGGCATGCGGCGGGCGGTGGCCGGTCTGCAGGTGCGGCCGGGGTACGTGCTCATCGACGGGTTCAGCGTGCCCGGCCTGGGCGTTCCGTCGCTGCCCGTGATCGGCGGCGACGCCTCCGCTTCGTGCATCGCGGCTGCGAGCGTGCTCGCCAAGGTGACGCGCGATCGGGTCATGGCCGAGCTCGACGGCGCCTTCCCCGGGTACGGCTTCGCGGTGCACAAGGGTTACTCGACGGCGGTGCACATGGCGGCGCTGGGGGAGCTGGGGCCGAGCGGCCAGCACCGCATGCGGTACCAGAACGTGCGGGCCGCACTGGCCGCGTCGGCGGGGAGTTCCGCGGCGGCGCGGTAA
- a CDS encoding DUF2469 domain-containing protein has product MSAEDLEKYETAMELSMYREYKDVLSQFTYVVETERRFYLANGVDLIPRNADGEVYFEVRMTDAWVWDMYRPARFLKQARVVTFKDVNIEELDKPELRLPE; this is encoded by the coding sequence GTGAGCGCAGAGGATCTCGAGAAGTACGAGACCGCGATGGAGCTGTCCATGTACCGCGAGTACAAGGACGTGCTGAGCCAGTTCACCTACGTGGTGGAGACGGAGCGCCGCTTCTACCTCGCCAACGGGGTCGACCTGATCCCGCGCAACGCGGACGGCGAGGTCTACTTCGAGGTGCGGATGACCGACGCCTGGGTGTGGGACATGTACCGGCCGGCCCGGTTCCTCAAGCAGGCCCGCGTGGTCACGTTCAAGGACGTCAACATCGAGGAGCTCGACAAGCCGGAGCTGCGGCTGCCGGAGTGA
- a CDS encoding MFS transporter, with protein MLLDRTAVPYRVAPAVVCTAFAFLVVMMGTTLPTPLYSIYSAQLGFSSLTVTVLFAVYALGVVAALTVFGRLSDEIGRRPVLLVAVALAILSAMLFLLPPSLPLLIVARIVSGLGAGLMSGTGTAAVIDLFAPEGRAAAGTLAVAVNTGGLAAGTLLAGFVADVSSSPLVVPFVVHLALALLAGAGLWAFAPRTAIAGRMRLRPRRLRVPSEIHGAFVRAVLAAGSAFAVTGVLTAVAAIFLARFLHLSSHALAGFVVFLAFAGMAIGQLVARRFPPRRALVLGCGGLVVAAGLLAVALAANSLVALLLSAAVLGLCGGLCMNAGIATTVEQVPPEHRAEVSSSFFAGLYVMLAFPAIGVGALSAVVGLRTAGLVFCVVVGILAASVCAVEARSASRARTLAVRV; from the coding sequence ATGTTGCTTGATCGGACCGCGGTTCCCTACCGCGTCGCGCCGGCCGTGGTGTGCACGGCCTTCGCGTTCCTGGTGGTCATGATGGGTACCACCCTCCCCACGCCCCTCTACTCGATCTACTCGGCGCAGCTCGGATTCAGCTCGCTCACGGTCACCGTCCTGTTCGCGGTCTACGCCCTCGGCGTCGTCGCCGCGCTCACCGTCTTCGGCCGCCTCTCCGATGAGATCGGGCGGCGCCCGGTGCTGCTGGTCGCGGTGGCGCTGGCGATCCTCAGTGCCATGCTGTTCCTGCTGCCGCCCTCGCTCCCGCTGCTGATCGTGGCCCGCATCGTCTCCGGCCTCGGCGCGGGCCTGATGAGCGGCACGGGCACGGCGGCGGTGATCGACCTGTTCGCGCCCGAGGGCCGGGCCGCCGCCGGCACGCTCGCGGTCGCGGTGAACACCGGTGGTCTCGCCGCGGGTACGTTGCTCGCCGGATTCGTCGCGGATGTCTCCTCGTCGCCGCTGGTCGTGCCGTTCGTGGTGCACCTCGCGCTCGCGCTGCTGGCGGGCGCCGGGCTGTGGGCGTTCGCACCGCGGACCGCGATCGCGGGGCGGATGCGGCTGCGGCCGCGCCGCCTGCGGGTGCCGAGCGAGATCCACGGCGCCTTCGTCCGGGCGGTGCTGGCCGCCGGTTCGGCGTTCGCGGTGACCGGCGTCCTCACCGCCGTCGCGGCGATCTTCCTCGCCCGGTTCCTGCACCTGTCCAGCCACGCCCTCGCGGGTTTCGTGGTCTTTCTCGCCTTCGCCGGGATGGCCATCGGTCAGCTCGTCGCGCGCCGGTTCCCGCCGCGCCGCGCGCTGGTCCTCGGGTGCGGGGGACTGGTCGTCGCGGCGGGGCTGCTCGCCGTGGCCCTCGCGGCGAACTCCCTCGTTGCGCTGCTGCTCTCGGCTGCGGTGCTGGGCCTGTGCGGCGGCCTGTGCATGAACGCCGGTATCGCGACCACCGTCGAGCAGGTGCCGCCCGAGCATCGCGCCGAGGTCTCCTCGTCCTTCTTCGCCGGCCTCTACGTGATGCTCGCCTTCCCGGCGATCGGCGTCGGTGCGCTGTCGGCGGTCGTCGGGCTGCGCACCGCGGGCCTGGTCTTCTGTGTGGTGGTCGGGATCCTGGCCGCCTCCGTCTGCGCGGTCGAGGCGCGCTCGGCGTCCCGGGCTCGAACGCTCGCGGTGCGGGTGTGA
- a CDS encoding TetR/AcrR family transcriptional regulator — translation MTQTERPAGRPRSEEARTAVLRAVDDMLVAEGYAAMTMKGIAERAGVGRQTVYRWWSTKAEILFEASAADAAGELAVEARPTAREDVEAFLAAVVRFLTTSDAGLAYRALVGEAQHDPKVAELIAGADPLGEAARAVIDRNRRAGRLPADLDPAMAAAELVGPVVFRILVQGSVIGASDVASIAGRFVRQ, via the coding sequence ATGACGCAGACGGAACGCCCGGCCGGGCGCCCCCGCAGCGAGGAGGCGCGCACGGCGGTGCTCCGGGCGGTCGACGACATGCTCGTCGCCGAGGGGTACGCGGCGATGACCATGAAGGGCATCGCCGAGCGGGCCGGGGTCGGACGGCAGACCGTCTACCGCTGGTGGTCGACGAAGGCCGAGATCCTGTTCGAGGCGAGCGCGGCCGACGCCGCCGGGGAACTCGCGGTGGAGGCTCGTCCCACAGCGCGGGAGGACGTCGAGGCGTTTCTCGCGGCGGTGGTCCGCTTCCTCACCACCTCCGATGCGGGCCTGGCGTACCGGGCCCTGGTCGGGGAGGCGCAGCACGATCCGAAGGTCGCCGAGCTCATCGCCGGGGCCGACCCGCTGGGGGAGGCCGCGCGGGCCGTCATCGACCGCAACCGGCGGGCCGGAAGATTGCCGGCGGACCTCGATCCCGCGATGGCCGCCGCCGAGCTGGTGGGTCCTGTCGTCTTCCGGATTCTGGTGCAGGGCAGTGTGATCGGTGCGTCCGACGTGGCGTCGATCGCGGGGCGGTTCGTCCGACAGTAA
- a CDS encoding YraN family protein, which translates to MGNNETGRAGEDVVCDFLTDRGWTVLERNWRFSGGGLRGELDVIARAPDGLLAIVEVKTRTGRAFGSGFEAVTPRKVAQLRALTSRWLAETEGAFARVRIDVASVFTPPGGPVTLEYRAGVA; encoded by the coding sequence ATGGGGAACAACGAAACGGGACGTGCCGGCGAGGACGTGGTCTGCGACTTCCTGACCGATCGTGGGTGGACGGTGCTGGAACGGAACTGGAGGTTCTCGGGCGGGGGCCTGCGGGGCGAGCTCGACGTCATCGCCCGTGCGCCGGACGGGCTGCTCGCGATCGTCGAGGTCAAGACCCGCACGGGGCGGGCGTTCGGCTCCGGGTTCGAGGCGGTGACGCCGCGCAAGGTCGCTCAGTTGCGGGCGCTGACCTCCCGCTGGCTGGCGGAGACCGAGGGCGCCTTCGCCCGGGTCAGAATCGATGTGGCGTCGGTGTTCACGCCGCCCGGCGGTCCGGTGACGCTCGAGTACCGGGCGGGGGTGGCGTGA
- a CDS encoding YifB family Mg chelatase-like AAA ATPase, which translates to MSSLSKVHSVAITGVDGAVVEIEGCIGAGLPAVHLVGLPDTVLKESRDRVRAAVVNIGIRFPDTRVTVALSPATLPKVGSVYDLPLAIAILMAAERVPAGRVEGAVLLGELALDGRVRAVRGVLPAVLAAKESGFVRAVVPLANLDEAGLVDGIEVLGAAHLAEVVAWLSGEGPLAEPGPLVADEADPTVADLADVVGQPEAKYALEVAAAGAHHIMMTGPPGIGKTMLASRLPGIMPALGRREALEVSAIHSIAGNLRADRPLITVPPFVAPHQTSSVSALVGGGSGLARPGAVSLAHRGVLFLDECAEMGPRSLEALRTPLEEGRIRLARRDGVVKYPCRFLLVMAANPCPCAPARDQDCTCTATVRRRYLGRLSGPLLDRVDLWVRMEPPGTGALHEDGVGEETSATVRARVRAAREAAAARWGAEGWLTNSEVPGVVLRRRFRLSAQALRPLELYLRTGKITARGADRCLRLSWTLADLLGLDRPGESEVVQALQFRDKE; encoded by the coding sequence ATGTCCTCGCTGAGCAAGGTGCACTCCGTCGCGATCACCGGGGTCGACGGTGCCGTGGTCGAGATCGAGGGCTGCATCGGCGCGGGCCTGCCGGCCGTGCATCTGGTCGGGTTGCCCGACACGGTGCTCAAGGAGTCCCGGGACCGGGTCCGGGCCGCCGTGGTCAACATCGGGATCAGGTTTCCCGACACCCGGGTCACGGTCGCCCTCTCGCCCGCGACGCTGCCGAAAGTCGGATCGGTCTACGACTTACCACTCGCGATCGCGATCCTGATGGCGGCGGAGCGGGTGCCGGCGGGGCGGGTGGAGGGCGCGGTCCTGCTGGGCGAACTCGCCCTCGACGGTCGGGTCCGCGCGGTGCGCGGCGTGCTCCCGGCGGTGCTCGCGGCCAAGGAGTCCGGGTTCGTGCGCGCGGTCGTGCCGCTCGCCAATCTCGACGAGGCGGGGCTCGTCGACGGCATCGAGGTGCTGGGCGCCGCACACCTGGCCGAGGTCGTGGCCTGGCTCAGCGGTGAGGGCCCGCTCGCCGAGCCCGGTCCGCTCGTCGCCGACGAGGCCGATCCCACGGTTGCGGACCTGGCCGACGTGGTGGGGCAGCCGGAGGCCAAGTACGCGCTGGAGGTCGCCGCGGCGGGGGCGCACCACATCATGATGACCGGGCCGCCCGGGATCGGGAAGACGATGCTGGCCTCGCGACTTCCGGGGATCATGCCCGCGCTGGGCCGGCGCGAGGCGCTCGAGGTCAGCGCGATCCACTCGATCGCCGGGAACCTGCGTGCCGACCGACCGTTGATCACCGTGCCGCCCTTCGTGGCACCGCACCAGACCTCCTCGGTCAGTGCGCTCGTCGGCGGCGGCAGTGGGCTGGCGCGGCCCGGCGCGGTCTCGCTCGCGCACCGGGGTGTGCTCTTCCTCGACGAGTGCGCCGAGATGGGCCCACGGTCGCTCGAGGCGCTGCGAACACCGTTGGAGGAGGGGCGGATACGGCTCGCCCGCCGCGACGGCGTGGTGAAGTACCCCTGCCGCTTCCTTCTGGTGATGGCGGCGAATCCGTGTCCGTGCGCACCAGCACGGGACCAGGACTGCACCTGTACGGCGACGGTCCGCCGCCGCTACCTCGGGCGACTGTCCGGTCCGCTGCTGGATCGGGTGGACCTGTGGGTGCGCATGGAACCGCCGGGCACCGGCGCGCTCCACGAGGACGGCGTCGGGGAGGAGACCAGCGCGACGGTCCGAGCCCGCGTGCGGGCCGCGCGGGAGGCCGCGGCGGCGCGCTGGGGAGCGGAGGGATGGCTCACCAATTCGGAGGTCCCCGGGGTGGTGCTGCGCCGCCGGTTCCGGCTCTCGGCGCAGGCCCTGCGCCCGCTGGAGTTGTACCTGCGGACCGGGAAGATCACCGCGCGCGGCGCGGACCGCTGCCTGCGGCTCTCCTGGACCCTTGCGGACCTCCTCGGGCTCGACAGACCGGGCGAGTCCGAAGTGGTTCAAGCGCTGCAGTTCCGGGACAAGGAGTGA
- the dprA gene encoding DNA-processing protein DprA — protein MTDDVRRARAYLSRVAEPPYSALITLIDEVGPIAAADMVRRQEFADGFESVADGTVGRAGVDRAEADLAHIAHLGGRLVIPEDDEWPAAAFGALAERIPTEDTQHEDEVRELRPVAVWVVGGGRLDELLERSVAMVGTRAPSSYGERVTDAFAADLAAEGFTIVSGGAYGIDGVAHRAALAAEGPTIAFLAGGLDRPYPAGHAGLFRRIAEVGNLVSEYPPGGVPARHRFLNRNRMVGTCTGGVVVAEAGFRSGTKNTATWARRRGIVVCAVPGPVTAATSVTCHQLIREGAVLVTRSAEVIEEVGRIGELADELAVPARPTDGLDGPALRVHDALPAKSALPVSEIAVLAGLPPRAVMGQLALLETKGLVRRDGALWRLVRVSEMS, from the coding sequence ATGACCGATGACGTCAGGCGCGCCCGCGCCTACCTGAGCCGGGTCGCGGAACCGCCGTACAGCGCGCTGATCACGTTGATCGACGAGGTGGGGCCGATCGCGGCGGCGGACATGGTGCGGCGGCAGGAGTTCGCGGACGGCTTCGAGTCGGTGGCGGACGGCACCGTCGGGCGGGCCGGCGTCGACCGGGCCGAGGCCGACCTCGCGCACATCGCGCACCTCGGCGGACGGCTGGTGATCCCGGAGGACGACGAATGGCCGGCAGCGGCGTTCGGCGCGCTGGCCGAACGGATCCCGACGGAGGACACCCAGCACGAGGACGAGGTCCGCGAGCTGCGGCCGGTCGCGGTGTGGGTCGTCGGTGGCGGGCGGCTCGACGAGCTGCTGGAACGCTCGGTCGCCATGGTGGGCACCCGCGCACCGTCGAGCTACGGCGAACGCGTCACCGACGCCTTCGCCGCCGATCTCGCGGCCGAGGGGTTCACCATCGTCTCCGGCGGCGCCTACGGCATCGACGGGGTCGCGCACCGCGCGGCGCTGGCCGCGGAGGGGCCGACCATCGCCTTCCTCGCCGGTGGCCTCGACCGTCCCTATCCCGCGGGGCACGCGGGCCTGTTCCGTCGGATCGCCGAAGTGGGGAACCTGGTCTCGGAGTACCCGCCGGGCGGCGTACCCGCGCGGCACCGCTTCCTGAACCGGAACCGGATGGTCGGCACCTGCACCGGAGGCGTGGTCGTGGCCGAGGCCGGGTTCCGCTCCGGGACCAAGAACACCGCGACGTGGGCGCGACGGCGCGGGATCGTCGTGTGCGCCGTGCCCGGCCCGGTCACCGCCGCCACCTCGGTCACCTGCCACCAGTTGATCCGCGAGGGCGCCGTGCTCGTCACCAGGTCCGCAGAGGTGATCGAGGAGGTGGGACGGATCGGCGAGCTCGCCGACGAACTCGCCGTCCCGGCGCGCCCGACCGACGGGCTCGACGGGCCGGCGCTGCGGGTCCACGACGCGCTCCCCGCGAAGTCCGCGCTGCCGGTCTCGGAGATCGCGGTGCTCGCCGGTCTCCCGCCCCGTGCGGTGATGGGGCAGCTCGCGCTCCTCGAGACCAAGGGGCTGGTGCGCCGCGACGGTGCGCTCTGGCGGCTCGTGCGGGTGAGCGAAATGTCGTGA
- a CDS encoding mechanosensitive ion channel family protein — MTSQLAIDYGAGLSDAWSSVATFVPKLAAFLAIAIIGWIVAKILSAVVAKILAKVGFGRLAERSGLQSVLARSDYDAATLLAKVVYYAVLLITLQLAIGVFGPNPIGDLLSRFVAWLPKLFVAIIIIVIVAAIAKAVKDIVGGALGSASYGPLLATIASLFVWGAGIIAALNQIGVATTVTTPVLVAVLATIGGVIVVGVGGGLVRPMQQRWEGWLTKVEEEIPARKAEREAAARETARHSQAQRPQESYQRPQESAPGDPYQAQTPGDPYQAQASGYQAPLPPQAPNPQAQPPLGAPQTGQQPLSGQQPFPSQDPPQAGGQYGAQGGQPPTVGLPAQPPGQHQPGQHQYGGRAPQHSAPGYSPDWRPGGEPPAGQHGAQPGAEPQGWQPGPDPERWPDADPGRQGGPYPPHQN; from the coding sequence ATGACCTCCCAGCTCGCCATCGACTACGGCGCCGGGCTCTCCGACGCTTGGAGCTCCGTCGCGACCTTCGTACCCAAGCTGGCGGCCTTCCTCGCCATCGCGATCATCGGCTGGATCGTCGCGAAGATCCTGTCCGCGGTGGTCGCCAAGATCCTCGCCAAGGTCGGCTTCGGCCGCCTCGCCGAACGCAGCGGCCTGCAGAGCGTCCTCGCCCGCAGTGACTACGACGCCGCGACCCTCCTCGCGAAGGTCGTCTATTACGCGGTGCTGCTCATCACGCTGCAACTCGCCATCGGCGTCTTCGGTCCCAACCCGATCGGCGACCTGCTCTCGCGCTTCGTCGCGTGGCTGCCCAAGCTGTTCGTCGCGATCATCATCATCGTGATCGTCGCGGCGATCGCGAAGGCGGTCAAGGACATCGTGGGCGGTGCGCTGGGCAGCGCCTCCTACGGTCCGCTGCTCGCCACGATCGCCTCGCTCTTCGTCTGGGGAGCCGGGATCATCGCCGCCCTCAACCAAATCGGTGTCGCCACGACGGTCACCACCCCGGTCCTCGTGGCGGTGCTCGCCACGATCGGCGGCGTCATCGTCGTGGGCGTCGGCGGAGGCCTGGTGCGCCCGATGCAGCAGCGGTGGGAGGGCTGGCTGACCAAGGTCGAGGAGGAGATCCCCGCCCGCAAGGCCGAGCGCGAGGCCGCGGCGCGCGAGACCGCACGCCACAGCCAGGCGCAGCGCCCCCAGGAGTCGTACCAGCGTCCGCAGGAGTCGGCGCCGGGGGATCCGTACCAGGCTCAGACGCCCGGCGATCCGTACCAGGCGCAGGCATCGGGGTACCAGGCCCCGCTGCCGCCGCAGGCACCGAATCCGCAGGCCCAGCCCCCGCTGGGGGCGCCGCAGACCGGTCAGCAACCGCTCTCGGGGCAGCAGCCCTTCCCGAGCCAGGACCCGCCGCAGGCCGGTGGGCAGTACGGCGCGCAGGGCGGGCAGCCGCCCACCGTCGGCCTGCCGGCGCAGCCTCCGGGGCAGCACCAGCCCGGCCAGCATCAGTACGGCGGCCGTGCACCGCAGCACAGCGCCCCCGGGTATTCGCCCGACTGGCGGCCGGGAGGCGAGCCGCCCGCCGGGCAGCACGGCGCACAACCCGGCGCCGAGCCGCAGGGCTGGCAGCCGGGGCCCGATCCCGAGCGGTGGCCCGACGCCGACCCGGGCCGCCAGGGCGGCCCGTACCCGCCGCACCAGAACTGA
- a CDS encoding YdeI/OmpD-associated family protein: MSTRSATAVRFTAPAEAFGERTLVRLPADASAALPSRGQVAVIGTLDGADFRTVIEPDGRKGHWIALDDAAVQAGDEVTLEITPTKDWPEPTVPADLRVALDGAPDTLDVWTDITPMARWEWVRWIGATKNPATRAKRVDVTISKMRSGKRRPCCFDLASCTDPELMKNGQLIAPEDAAPRGA, translated from the coding sequence ATGAGCACCCGGAGCGCGACCGCCGTCCGTTTCACCGCCCCCGCCGAGGCTTTCGGGGAGCGGACCCTCGTCCGGCTGCCGGCCGACGCCAGCGCCGCGCTCCCGTCGCGGGGCCAGGTCGCAGTCATCGGCACCCTCGACGGCGCGGACTTCCGCACCGTCATCGAGCCGGACGGACGCAAGGGCCACTGGATCGCCCTCGACGATGCGGCGGTGCAGGCCGGCGACGAGGTCACGCTGGAGATCACGCCGACGAAGGACTGGCCGGAACCGACGGTGCCCGCCGACCTGCGGGTCGCCCTGGACGGTGCTCCGGACACGCTCGATGTGTGGACCGACATCACGCCGATGGCGCGGTGGGAGTGGGTGCGATGGATCGGCGCGACGAAGAACCCGGCGACCCGGGCCAAGCGCGTGGACGTGACGATCTCCAAGATGCGCTCGGGCAAGCGCCGGCCCTGCTGCTTCGACCTGGCCTCCTGCACGGACCCCGAGCTGATGAAGAACGGGCAGCTCATCGCGCCCGAGGACGCCGCGCCGCGCGGCGCCTGA
- a CDS encoding MetQ/NlpA family ABC transporter substrate-binding protein has product MKRFALALVVPLALTSGLAACGSGSDGDTITIGVTDGAQQFWNVYKDLAKDQGIDVELKNFSDYQQPNAALNDGDLQINEYQHLQFLAEYNAKNNTDLVPIGATAIYPLPLYSKKHKSVAEVPQGGTVVVPDDPTNQSRALGVLSSAGLIKLKGEVNRQVTPADIDTAASKVTVKPVDANQTALSLDSVDGAVVNNDPAENAKLGKDLIIAKDDPASPQSQPFINAFVVRKADKDNATYLKLAALYKDQKVLDQLKKDKGDSFILVDKPAAELQSLTESLQQQVKANGPK; this is encoded by the coding sequence ATGAAGCGTTTCGCGCTCGCCCTGGTCGTGCCCCTCGCCCTCACCTCGGGCCTCGCCGCCTGCGGCTCGGGCTCCGATGGCGACACGATCACGATCGGCGTCACCGACGGTGCCCAGCAGTTCTGGAACGTCTACAAGGACCTCGCCAAGGACCAGGGCATCGACGTCGAGCTGAAGAACTTCAGCGACTACCAGCAGCCGAACGCCGCGCTCAACGACGGCGACCTGCAGATCAACGAATACCAGCACCTGCAGTTCCTGGCCGAGTACAACGCCAAGAACAACACCGACCTGGTCCCGATCGGCGCGACCGCGATCTACCCGTTGCCGCTGTACTCCAAGAAGCACAAGTCGGTCGCCGAGGTCCCGCAGGGCGGCACCGTCGTCGTCCCCGACGACCCGACCAACCAGTCCCGCGCGCTCGGCGTGCTCTCCTCCGCCGGCCTGATCAAGCTCAAGGGCGAGGTCAACCGGCAGGTGACCCCGGCCGACATCGACACCGCCGCCTCGAAGGTCACGGTCAAGCCGGTGGACGCGAACCAGACCGCGCTCAGCCTCGACAGCGTCGACGGTGCCGTGGTCAACAACGACCCGGCCGAGAACGCCAAGCTCGGCAAGGACCTGATCATCGCCAAGGACGATCCGGCGAGCCCGCAGTCGCAGCCCTTCATCAACGCCTTCGTGGTGCGCAAGGCCGACAAGGACAACGCGACCTACCTCAAGCTGGCCGCGCTGTACAAGGACCAGAAGGTCCTCGACCAGCTCAAGAAGGACAAGGGCGACTCGTTCATCCTCGTCGACAAGCCCGCCGCCGAGCTGCAGAGCCTCACCGAGTCGCTGCAGCAGCAGGTCAAGGCCAACGGACCCAAGTGA
- a CDS encoding methionine ABC transporter ATP-binding protein has product MSESAPARVAIEFVDATRDFGTIKALDGVSFAIPEGSITGVIGQSGAGKSTLIRTINGLESTTSGEVRVLDTVVGTLGERDLQKLRAQVGMIFQRFNLMNSRTVAGNVEYPLTLGDLSKAERKKRVTELLDFVGIGEKAGQYPNKLSGGQSQRVGIARALARNPKILLADEATSALDPGMTGEVLDLLLRVNREFGTTIVVITHEMDVIRRICDTVAVLDHGRLVDYGPVYDVFAAPTSKATESLIHAAVGDDVAPETLQRLHAARPGTVVTVDVRDEPDALDAAEVFATHGAGARVLYGGVAEVGGRPFGSLTYSVTGEDAAVRAAIAELGDLAHVKDPQTGQEIDR; this is encoded by the coding sequence GTGAGCGAGAGCGCCCCGGCCCGGGTGGCGATCGAGTTCGTCGACGCCACCCGGGATTTCGGCACGATCAAGGCCCTCGACGGCGTCAGCTTCGCGATCCCGGAGGGTTCCATCACCGGCGTGATCGGCCAGTCCGGCGCCGGCAAGTCCACGCTGATCCGCACCATCAACGGCCTCGAGTCGACCACCTCGGGCGAGGTGCGCGTGCTCGACACGGTGGTCGGGACGCTCGGCGAGCGCGACCTGCAGAAGCTGCGCGCCCAGGTGGGCATGATCTTCCAGCGGTTCAACCTGATGAACTCGCGCACCGTCGCGGGCAACGTGGAGTATCCGCTCACCCTCGGTGACCTGTCCAAGGCCGAGCGGAAGAAGCGCGTGACCGAGCTGCTCGACTTCGTGGGCATCGGCGAGAAGGCCGGCCAGTACCCGAACAAGCTCTCCGGCGGTCAGAGCCAGCGCGTCGGCATCGCCCGCGCCCTGGCCCGCAATCCGAAGATCCTGCTCGCCGATGAAGCCACCAGCGCACTCGACCCGGGTATGACGGGCGAGGTCCTCGACCTGCTGCTGCGGGTCAATCGCGAGTTCGGCACGACGATCGTCGTGATCACGCACGAGATGGACGTGATCCGCCGCATCTGCGACACCGTCGCGGTGCTCGATCACGGCCGGCTCGTCGACTACGGCCCCGTCTACGACGTCTTCGCCGCGCCCACCTCGAAGGCCACCGAGTCGCTGATCCATGCCGCCGTCGGCGACGACGTCGCGCCGGAGACGCTGCAGCGGCTGCACGCCGCGAGGCCCGGCACCGTCGTCACCGTCGACGTGCGGGACGAACCCGATGCGCTCGACGCGGCGGAGGTCTTCGCGACGCACGGAGCCGGCGCGCGGGTGCTCTACGGCGGCGTCGCCGAGGTGGGCGGGCGGCCGTTCGGCTCGCTGACCTACTCCGTGACCGGCGAGGACGCCGCCGTCCGCGCCGCCATCGCTGAGCTCGGCGATCTCGCGCACGTCAAGGACCCGCAGACCGGTCAGGAGATCGACCGATGA
- a CDS encoding methionine ABC transporter permease produces MTHPTFLDDVFPPGTQDVFIQAIGETVRLVGITMIVGGLLGLVYGTLLYATRPGNLLANRAVFSVLNVLVNIIRPIPFIIFITAIAPITKEVIGTRIGVEAAAFAMTVMATFVIGRVVEQNLVTVDPGVVEAARSMGASKVRTLATVVIPEGLAPLTLGYTFMFVAVVDMSAMAGYVGGGGLGDFARQYGYQQNNWQLTLVVIVVLIVVVQIAQFFGNWLSRRLQHRD; encoded by the coding sequence ATGACCCATCCGACCTTCCTCGACGACGTCTTCCCGCCCGGCACACAGGACGTCTTCATCCAGGCGATCGGCGAGACGGTCCGCCTCGTCGGGATCACGATGATCGTCGGCGGCCTGCTGGGACTCGTCTACGGAACGCTGCTCTACGCCACGCGGCCGGGCAATCTGCTCGCGAACCGCGCCGTCTTCTCGGTGCTCAACGTGCTGGTCAACATCATCCGGCCGATCCCGTTCATCATCTTCATCACGGCGATCGCGCCGATCACCAAGGAGGTGATCGGCACCCGCATCGGCGTGGAGGCCGCGGCCTTCGCGATGACGGTGATGGCGACCTTCGTGATCGGCCGCGTCGTGGAGCAGAACCTCGTCACCGTCGATCCCGGCGTGGTCGAGGCCGCGCGATCGATGGGGGCGAGCAAGGTCCGCACGCTCGCGACTGTCGTCATCCCGGAGGGGCTGGCCCCGCTGACGCTGGGCTACACGTTCATGTTCGTCGCGGTCGTCGACATGTCGGCCATGGCCGGCTACGTCGGCGGCGGCGGCCTGGGCGACTTCGCCCGGCAGTACGGCTACCAGCAGAACAACTGGCAGCTCACGCTGGTCGTGATCGTCGTGCTCATCGTCGTGGTGCAGATCGCGCAGTTCTTCGGCAACTGGCTCAGCCGCCGACTGCAGCACCGTGACTGA